A part of Maridesulfovibrio hydrothermalis AM13 = DSM 14728 genomic DNA contains:
- a CDS encoding aspartate carbamoyltransferase catalytic subunit produces the protein MEWQHKDLLDITQLNKEEVQHVFETATYFQEINSRPVKKVPTLKGHSVVLFFAEPSTRTKVSFDMAGKRLSCDTFSLAKSSSSLTKGETLKDTALTLQAMNPDGIVLRHWASGSAAFLAERLDCSIINAGDGRHAHPTQALLDGFTLYQEWGSLEGKTVLILGDIAHSRVARSNVILLTMMGAKVRLCGPRTLLPPYLKNWPVKVYSDINEACKGTHAIMCLRLQLERQQAGLLPDTREYSRYFGLGYRQMELASPDVKVMHPGPMNRGVEISSELADSAASLVLDQVASGVATRMALLYLYLTRQKQ, from the coding sequence ATGGAATGGCAGCATAAGGATTTGCTGGATATTACCCAGCTCAATAAAGAGGAAGTGCAGCATGTTTTTGAAACAGCCACTTACTTTCAGGAAATCAACTCCCGTCCGGTCAAGAAGGTACCGACACTTAAAGGCCATAGCGTGGTCCTTTTTTTTGCCGAACCCAGTACCAGAACAAAAGTTTCTTTTGATATGGCCGGTAAAAGACTATCCTGTGATACTTTCTCCCTTGCTAAAAGTTCAAGCAGTCTGACCAAAGGTGAGACACTTAAAGATACCGCCCTGACCTTGCAGGCCATGAACCCTGATGGAATTGTTCTAAGGCACTGGGCCAGCGGATCGGCAGCATTCCTTGCTGAGCGACTCGATTGCAGCATTATCAATGCCGGAGACGGCCGTCATGCCCACCCCACACAAGCCCTGCTGGACGGCTTTACCCTCTATCAGGAATGGGGAAGCCTTGAAGGTAAAACAGTACTCATTCTCGGCGATATCGCCCATAGCAGGGTTGCCCGTTCCAATGTGATCCTGCTGACCATGATGGGCGCAAAAGTACGCCTTTGCGGTCCGCGCACTCTGCTGCCTCCATACCTTAAAAACTGGCCGGTCAAAGTATACTCCGACATTAATGAGGCCTGCAAAGGGACTCATGCCATCATGTGCCTGCGCTTGCAGCTTGAACGCCAGCAGGCGGGACTGCTTCCTGATACCCGTGAATATTCCAGATATTTCGGTCTTGGCTACAGACAGATGGAGCTTGCCTCCCCTGATGTTAAGGTTATGCATCCCGGTCCCATGAACAGAGGCGTTGAAATCAGTTCTGAACTTGCTGACTCTGCGGCGAGCCTTGTACTTGATCAGGTTGCCAGCGGTGTCGCCACCCGTATGGCTCTTCTTTATCTCTACCTAACCCGCCAAAAACAATAA
- a CDS encoding dihydroorotase, whose translation MTNPELVVRKAVWKGDEVDLLVADGKILNIIPSSDAMYEGAEVVAARGLLLMPSLTDVHTHLREPGFEYKEDIRSGLTAAVHGGFSNIMCMANTDPVNDNSVITDEMLAKAKAAFPEGGPRLFPVGALTKKLEGKELSPMHELAEAGCMAFSNDGLPVKSSEVFRRAMEYASDTGRPVIDHCEDPYLEVASGMNEGKVSSLLGLAGQPDVAEASQVARDLLMAEYLDMHIHLAHISCRKSVDLIAWAKKRGVKVTAETCPHYLLLTEEAVHGYGTDTKVNPPLRTADDVVALLNGIKDGTIDMFATDHAPHAAYEKEVEFMIAPCGISSLDTALSLTWSLVAAGKLTFDDFIRMWTTAPCETFGLPLNSFNKGDVADFFLFAPDEEWTLSPENMHSKGKNTPFMGQTLKGRVISHFLSGKKIV comes from the coding sequence ATGACCAATCCTGAACTGGTTGTCCGCAAAGCGGTATGGAAAGGCGATGAAGTCGACCTTCTCGTTGCCGACGGCAAAATACTGAATATTATCCCCTCCTCAGATGCCATGTATGAAGGAGCAGAAGTAGTTGCTGCGCGCGGCCTGCTGCTTATGCCCAGCCTTACTGACGTGCATACCCATCTGCGTGAACCGGGCTTTGAATATAAAGAAGACATCAGATCCGGCCTGACTGCTGCGGTTCACGGTGGTTTTTCCAACATAATGTGCATGGCCAACACTGATCCTGTTAATGATAACAGCGTGATCACTGATGAAATGCTCGCCAAAGCCAAAGCAGCTTTTCCCGAAGGCGGACCGCGCCTTTTTCCGGTCGGAGCTTTGACAAAAAAACTTGAAGGAAAAGAACTTTCCCCCATGCATGAGCTGGCGGAAGCAGGATGCATGGCTTTTTCAAACGACGGCCTGCCTGTAAAAAGCAGCGAAGTTTTCCGTCGGGCAATGGAATACGCATCTGATACCGGAAGACCGGTTATTGATCATTGCGAAGATCCATATCTCGAAGTTGCGTCCGGCATGAATGAAGGCAAAGTATCCAGCCTGCTGGGTCTGGCAGGACAGCCCGATGTAGCTGAAGCTTCTCAGGTTGCCCGTGATCTGCTGATGGCGGAATATCTGGATATGCACATCCATCTGGCCCATATTTCCTGCCGCAAATCTGTGGACCTTATTGCCTGGGCCAAAAAGCGCGGCGTGAAAGTTACTGCTGAAACCTGCCCGCATTACCTGCTGCTCACCGAAGAAGCTGTACACGGATACGGAACTGACACCAAAGTCAATCCCCCGCTGCGCACTGCCGATGATGTGGTAGCCCTGCTGAACGGCATTAAAGACGGCACAATTGACATGTTTGCCACCGACCATGCCCCCCATGCAGCATATGAAAAAGAAGTTGAATTCATGATTGCTCCATGCGGCATTTCCAGTCTGGACACAGCCCTTTCGCTGACATGGTCACTTGTTGCCGCCGGCAAGCTCACCTTTGATGATTTCATCAGAATGTGGACAACTGCTCCCTGTGAAACATTCGGCCTGCCGCTGAACAGTTTCAATAAGGGTGATGTGGCTGATTTCTTTCTATTCGCCCCCGACGAAGAATGGACACTCAGCCCGGAAAACATGCATTCCAAGGGCAAAAACACACCTTTCATGGGTCAAACCCTGAAAGGACGGGTTATAAGCCATTTCCTTAGCGGGAAAAAAATAGTATGA
- a CDS encoding HD domain-containing protein, producing the protein MSEPFKDAVGICKTIMRNGYDAYIINEGLQKLTIEDKGQEVELDISTELDFKGLSKLFPNIQASDKNGIAARLKEGETTFLFYTSETSNSSHPEECVSRMTPRLLKALEKQHEIPMSAACPYIPKATDPYKGFAELSSGQVRLLGIPDQTLKKDYLMGIRALRFAANYNLPLETNTKIAIIRASKRILDYVPVPEIMDEWRKVEAENMYVFVSLLFETMILHGLIPEIAALSRLTQVKNSKTGETENVFNHTLDVMRLYPEELPYDWFGVVACLFHDVGKLYTAEEIEGRWQFLQHHRVGSKVTRKILTRLNFPQEDVDLICELVRHHMRFHFMLTDKGIRKFKAIDEYPRLIEMVRADIKARETTYKEFNHNLKMLERADIPEEALDPFLNGNEIMQHTGLNPGPNVGIIRESLLKAQISGDVSTMEEAIEYVIEQADKEKLI; encoded by the coding sequence ATGAGCGAACCTTTCAAGGACGCGGTAGGTATTTGTAAAACCATCATGCGTAACGGCTATGATGCTTACATCATCAATGAAGGACTTCAGAAACTTACCATTGAAGATAAAGGTCAAGAAGTAGAACTGGATATTTCCACCGAGCTTGATTTCAAAGGGCTGTCCAAACTTTTCCCTAATATTCAGGCTTCTGATAAAAACGGCATTGCTGCAAGATTAAAAGAAGGCGAAACAACCTTTCTTTTTTACACATCTGAAACAAGCAACTCCTCTCATCCAGAAGAATGCGTATCCCGCATGACCCCCAGATTGCTCAAGGCTTTGGAAAAACAGCATGAAATCCCCATGTCTGCGGCATGCCCCTACATTCCCAAGGCAACCGATCCCTACAAAGGTTTTGCCGAACTGAGCAGCGGTCAGGTTCGTCTGCTGGGTATCCCCGACCAGACTCTTAAAAAAGATTATCTCATGGGCATCAGAGCGTTGCGGTTTGCCGCGAACTACAACCTGCCCCTTGAAACAAATACAAAGATCGCTATCATCAGGGCTTCCAAGCGTATTCTTGATTACGTTCCGGTTCCTGAGATAATGGACGAATGGCGCAAGGTCGAAGCAGAAAACATGTACGTTTTTGTTTCCCTGCTTTTCGAAACCATGATCCTGCACGGCCTGATTCCTGAAATTGCCGCCCTTTCCCGCCTTACTCAGGTAAAAAACAGCAAGACAGGGGAAACTGAGAACGTATTCAACCATACTCTGGACGTTATGCGCCTCTACCCTGAAGAATTGCCTTATGACTGGTTCGGCGTGGTCGCATGCCTGTTTCACGATGTTGGCAAGCTTTACACAGCTGAAGAGATCGAAGGCAGATGGCAGTTCCTTCAGCATCATCGTGTCGGGAGCAAGGTAACCAGAAAAATTCTGACTCGCCTGAATTTCCCGCAGGAAGATGTGGACCTTATTTGTGAACTGGTTCGCCATCACATGCGTTTTCATTTCATGCTCACTGACAAAGGTATCAGAAAATTCAAAGCAATTGATGAATACCCCCGTCTCATCGAAATGGTTCGCGCTGACATTAAAGCCCGCGAGACCACTTACAAAGAGTTCAACCACAACCTCAAAATGCTTGAGCGTGCAGATATTCCCGAAGAGGCACTTGATCCTTTCCTTAACGGCAACGAGATCATGCAGCATACCGGACTCAACCCCGGACCAAACGTCGGCATCATCCGTGAATCCCTGCTTAAAGCCCAGATTTCAGGTGATGTAAGCACTATGGAAGAAGCAATTGAATACGTGATTGAACAGGCTGATAAAGAGAAGCTCATCTAA
- a CDS encoding ATP-dependent 6-phosphofructokinase, which produces MARKTSHKELINTDIPVLGKAKIPSPLKRCVFLDDQERTLVNLAEEEMDSSIDNSIYQEFEKAGPRAFTYFDPSKTKCAIVTCGGLCPGLNDVIRSIVLEAYYLYKVPSVLGIKFGLQGFIPKYGHDVVELTAEKVANIHQFGGTVLGSSRGPQDPVEIVDALERMNISVLFMIGGDGTMRAAKNIVAEIESRKIKISIIGVPKTIDNDISFVTKSFGFDTAVDKATEAIQSAHVESVGVVNGIGLVKLMGRESGFIAAQATLALKDVNFVLVPEHSFEFDGEYGLLRSLEKRLDDRQHAVIVCAEGAGQEQCEYTGEKDPSGNPVLCDICTLITRRIKDYFKDTGKEITLKFIDPSYIIRSVPANANDCVYCGFLGQHAVHAAMAGKTGMVVSRLQARYVHLPLDLVITKRKKLNIRSDYWRAVLESTGQGHLRNDMEKDLCDN; this is translated from the coding sequence GTGGCTAGAAAGACAAGTCATAAAGAGCTGATTAATACTGATATTCCGGTACTCGGCAAAGCCAAGATACCATCCCCTTTAAAACGTTGCGTTTTTCTTGATGATCAAGAAAGGACTCTGGTTAACCTTGCTGAAGAGGAAATGGATTCTTCCATTGATAATTCAATATATCAAGAGTTTGAGAAAGCCGGTCCCCGCGCATTCACCTATTTTGACCCTTCCAAGACGAAATGCGCAATTGTTACTTGCGGCGGGCTTTGTCCGGGGCTGAACGATGTGATCAGGTCTATTGTTCTGGAGGCTTACTATCTTTACAAGGTTCCATCTGTGCTGGGTATCAAGTTTGGTCTTCAGGGGTTTATCCCCAAGTACGGGCACGATGTAGTAGAGCTTACAGCAGAAAAGGTCGCTAATATTCATCAGTTCGGCGGAACTGTTCTCGGCTCCTCCAGAGGCCCGCAAGATCCGGTAGAGATCGTTGATGCACTTGAAAGAATGAATATATCAGTCCTGTTCATGATCGGCGGTGACGGAACCATGCGGGCTGCTAAAAATATTGTAGCTGAAATTGAGAGCCGCAAGATAAAAATTTCCATTATCGGTGTTCCAAAAACAATTGATAACGATATCAGTTTTGTTACCAAGTCTTTCGGTTTTGATACTGCGGTAGATAAAGCTACCGAGGCCATCCAGTCTGCTCATGTAGAGTCTGTGGGCGTAGTAAACGGTATCGGACTGGTCAAGCTCATGGGGCGTGAATCAGGCTTTATCGCCGCTCAGGCCACCCTTGCACTTAAAGATGTAAACTTTGTGCTGGTTCCTGAGCACTCTTTTGAATTTGACGGGGAATACGGTTTGCTGCGTTCCCTTGAAAAAAGGCTGGACGATCGGCAGCATGCGGTAATTGTCTGCGCCGAGGGAGCTGGGCAGGAGCAATGCGAGTATACAGGGGAAAAAGATCCTTCCGGAAACCCCGTATTGTGCGATATCTGCACTTTGATTACCCGCAGGATCAAAGATTACTTTAAGGATACAGGCAAGGAGATTACCCTTAAATTTATTGACCCCAGCTACATTATCCGCTCGGTTCCTGCTAATGCCAATGATTGCGTCTATTGCGGCTTTCTGGGACAGCATGCAGTGCACGCCGCTATGGCCGGAAAAACCGGAATGGTGGTCAGCAGACTGCAGGCAAGATATGTGCACCTGCCGCTGGATCTGGTCATTACCAAGCGTAAAAAATTGAACATCCGCTCCGACTACTGGCGGGCAGTTCTGGAATCCACTGGTCAGGGTCATCTGCGCAATGATATGGAAAAGGATCTTTGTGATAACTAG
- a CDS encoding WD40 repeat domain-containing protein: MIQRYSKGLLLALLLLAIPVQGQAAHRERVGEFYIDVPAQLRKGTTRSLKSYVSKLLSKEYVSAAKLYDPPFEGLEDKLYISVKREKAVPIIAGGVSSFSGNEEGLAAALYDGTIRIWSEYSCSKVRLPDGGGAEKVGYGAGSSMLAATDKNGRRLYVYDLKQCSRVPGDIPLEHGPVKFMAVSRTGDWLGLIDSFNTLLCGPVTGPLDEISVLEGTPLYLGYTPGQGVLVTIEASGNIIKTGMKNKERLDSDEVPGGPFVSAKMSGYVVHMIRDDGHEVYWDLRKRAVVEKSDALKQQPSWIYEQAGSLVYSTGVDRWKITEHFGLPLFIVSHSAKEKLLRVRDLDGKTRYYSTLDGKEISEASAADWKMVSAKNGVYKVGKARFRLYDPVYQKGIQRLYCRHIEGLGFYLWWEQVGRFGNHNPHPMELPVRESILADKPALWVPLIEGEIR; this comes from the coding sequence ATGATTCAGAGATATTCAAAGGGGCTTCTTCTGGCCTTGCTTCTTCTGGCAATCCCTGTTCAGGGGCAGGCTGCGCACCGTGAAAGGGTGGGGGAATTTTATATTGATGTTCCTGCCCAGCTTAGAAAGGGTACAACCAGATCTCTTAAAAGTTATGTTTCAAAATTGCTCAGTAAAGAATACGTGAGTGCTGCAAAGCTTTATGATCCTCCGTTTGAAGGTCTGGAGGATAAACTTTATATTTCAGTAAAACGTGAAAAAGCTGTTCCGATCATTGCCGGAGGAGTATCTTCTTTTTCCGGGAATGAAGAAGGTCTGGCTGCTGCACTTTATGACGGGACGATTCGCATCTGGAGTGAATACAGTTGCAGCAAAGTTCGCCTGCCCGATGGTGGAGGGGCTGAAAAGGTCGGCTACGGAGCCGGAAGCTCCATGCTTGCCGCAACAGATAAAAACGGCCGCAGACTTTATGTTTATGACCTTAAGCAATGTTCAAGGGTTCCCGGAGATATTCCGCTGGAGCATGGCCCGGTTAAATTTATGGCCGTGTCCCGTACCGGAGACTGGCTGGGATTGATTGACAGCTTCAATACATTGCTATGCGGCCCTGTGACCGGTCCTCTGGATGAAATTTCTGTTCTTGAAGGAACTCCCCTCTATCTCGGTTATACGCCGGGGCAGGGGGTGCTGGTTACTATTGAGGCTTCCGGAAACATCATAAAGACGGGTATGAAGAATAAGGAGCGTCTTGATTCTGATGAAGTTCCGGGTGGTCCTTTTGTTTCAGCAAAAATGTCCGGTTACGTGGTCCATATGATCAGAGATGACGGACATGAAGTCTACTGGGATTTACGCAAACGGGCCGTGGTTGAAAAATCGGATGCTTTAAAACAACAGCCGTCGTGGATTTATGAACAGGCAGGTTCTCTGGTTTATTCAACAGGTGTCGACCGCTGGAAGATTACCGAGCATTTTGGACTGCCGCTCTTTATTGTTTCACATTCTGCAAAGGAAAAGTTGCTTAGAGTACGTGACCTTGATGGTAAAACACGTTACTATAGTACTTTGGACGGCAAAGAAATCTCAGAGGCCAGTGCCGCAGACTGGAAGATGGTTTCAGCTAAAAACGGAGTTTACAAGGTCGGTAAAGCTCGTTTCCGCCTATATGACCCTGTGTATCAGAAAGGCATTCAGCGTCTTTATTGCAGGCATATCGAGGGACTGGGGTTCTATCTATGGTGGGAGCAGGTCGGCCGGTTTGGAAATCATAATCCACATCCGATGGAGCTTCCGGTCAGAGAAAGTATTCTTGCAGATAAGCCGGCCCTCTGGGTTCCGCTGATTGAAGGTGAGATAAGGTAA
- a CDS encoding DnaJ family domain-containing protein — MYFISAIAEAKIKESERKGEFDNLSCNGRPINYEDDSMIPPDLRMAYKALKNAGYLPPEMQLRKDIHSALDLLEHMEDEKKRYLQMQKVNLLFEQVKSMRGTKISIDEEDEYYKSIVERMTLHSKKFKEIK, encoded by the coding sequence ATGTATTTTATATCAGCCATAGCCGAGGCTAAAATTAAAGAGTCTGAACGCAAAGGGGAGTTTGATAACCTGTCCTGCAACGGGCGTCCTATTAATTATGAAGACGATTCGATGATTCCGCCTGATTTGCGTATGGCTTACAAGGCCTTGAAGAATGCCGGTTATCTGCCGCCGGAAATGCAGCTTCGTAAAGATATTCACAGTGCCCTTGATTTGCTTGAGCATATGGAAGATGAAAAGAAACGCTATCTCCAGATGCAAAAGGTCAACTTGCTCTTTGAGCAGGTAAAAAGTATGCGCGGTACGAAGATATCAATTGATGAAGAAGATGAGTATTATAAGAGCATAGTCGAGCGTATGACCTTGCACAGCAAGAAATTCAAGGAAATAAAGTAA
- a CDS encoding MlaD family protein translates to MVLNPRSSVTDIVKAALAALAGMTVLGMFIVFLGGHDFFSSYTQYQILFNNVKDLTSGRPVKYAGLSVGKVDSIMVDPGNPGRISVVINVDQDFPLYEGTVATVTQKGLVGDNYILLQLSGEAGPKLGHGDRIPVAVTMSMNEVAAEMGKSIAALVPQLEKALGAFELLFSPENMSNIGKSLKMAPEILAETNATLVSFRNEWKNLSRSGSSAMKSGAKNLTVLTAEVADTLQKVESVLHNLEVQLSSTLKNVDGQVVRAVDSVESLTADLRENIEYDQEELAMILMNINRLSREMSRLARSLRERPWQVLNPPQGAENDN, encoded by the coding sequence ATGGTACTTAATCCCCGCAGTTCCGTAACAGATATAGTAAAAGCCGCACTGGCCGCACTGGCCGGTATGACTGTGCTCGGCATGTTTATAGTTTTTCTGGGTGGTCACGATTTTTTTTCCAGCTACACACAATACCAGATTCTCTTTAATAATGTTAAAGATCTGACCTCCGGCAGGCCGGTGAAGTATGCAGGGCTGAGTGTGGGAAAGGTCGACTCCATCATGGTTGATCCTGGAAACCCCGGTAGGATTTCCGTGGTTATTAATGTTGATCAGGATTTTCCGCTATATGAAGGAACAGTTGCAACAGTCACCCAGAAGGGGCTGGTAGGGGATAATTATATTTTATTACAGCTCAGCGGTGAGGCCGGACCGAAGCTGGGCCACGGTGACAGGATTCCGGTGGCCGTAACCATGAGTATGAACGAGGTGGCTGCTGAAATGGGAAAATCCATTGCCGCTCTGGTTCCACAGCTCGAAAAGGCTCTAGGAGCCTTTGAGCTGCTCTTTTCACCTGAGAACATGTCAAACATCGGGAAAAGTCTTAAAATGGCTCCTGAGATACTTGCTGAAACCAATGCAACTCTTGTTTCTTTCAGGAATGAATGGAAAAATCTGTCCCGTTCCGGTTCCTCAGCCATGAAGTCCGGCGCAAAAAATTTAACAGTGCTCACCGCAGAAGTAGCCGATACCTTGCAGAAGGTTGAAAGTGTGCTTCACAATTTGGAAGTTCAGCTGAGCAGTACTCTGAAAAATGTTGACGGTCAGGTGGTTCGCGCTGTGGACAGTGTAGAAAGTCTGACCGCAGACCTGCGCGAGAATATTGAATATGATCAGGAAGAGCTGGCAATGATATTGATGAATATCAATCGTCTTTCACGCGAAATGAGCCGTTTGGCAAGATCACTCAGAGAACGTCCGTGGCAGGTACTTAATCCTCCGCAGGGGGCAGAAAATGATAACTAG
- a CDS encoding ABC transporter ATP-binding protein: MKLSRVAQDIRLDKLSLGYPGKVLMEDLNAVLPAGKISVILGGSGCGKSTLLRHILGLNTPVSGRIFLGETNLTALEDERAYKKIRTRMGVLFQDGAMLGSLTLGENVALPMQEHTELPDSIIEEVVQMKLRMVGLGDFMHYFPSQLSGGMRKRAGLARAMVMDPTTLLCDEPSSGLDPVTAADLDQLILKLKETFQVTTIVVTHDLDSLFNIADHVVVLHNGRCLYQGDLDGLRESDDEYIIGFLERRPTKLDDTMQRAVKFRSRI; the protein is encoded by the coding sequence ATGAAATTATCAAGAGTTGCTCAAGATATCCGCCTCGATAAACTCAGCCTCGGTTATCCGGGAAAGGTGCTGATGGAAGATTTGAACGCAGTACTGCCTGCGGGCAAAATCAGCGTGATTCTAGGTGGATCAGGCTGCGGTAAATCTACGCTGCTCAGGCATATTCTGGGGCTTAATACTCCGGTTTCAGGTAGAATTTTTCTTGGTGAAACCAACTTGACTGCGCTTGAAGATGAACGGGCATATAAAAAAATTCGCACTCGTATGGGGGTTCTTTTTCAGGATGGAGCCATGCTCGGATCATTGACCCTTGGTGAAAATGTAGCCCTGCCCATGCAGGAGCATACAGAGCTGCCGGATTCAATTATTGAAGAAGTGGTTCAGATGAAATTGCGTATGGTCGGTCTTGGCGACTTTATGCACTATTTTCCCAGTCAGCTTTCAGGCGGTATGCGTAAACGAGCCGGACTTGCCAGAGCTATGGTCATGGACCCGACTACACTTCTTTGCGATGAGCCTTCATCCGGACTGGACCCCGTTACCGCTGCGGATCTTGATCAGCTCATTTTGAAGCTTAAAGAAACTTTTCAAGTTACAACAATAGTGGTGACTCACGATCTGGACAGCTTGTTTAACATTGCTGATCACGTGGTGGTTCTCCATAATGGCAGATGCCTGTATCAAGGTGATCTTGATGGTCTGCGGGAATCCGATGATGAGTATATCATAGGGTTTCTGGAAAGGCGGCCGACAAAGCTTGATGACACAATGCAACGGGCTGTGAAGTTCAGAAGCAGAATCTAA
- a CDS encoding MlaE family ABC transporter permease, translated as MNGLQVLAWMVSRLMGCLRLRGGKKKSFYRKRLYRDFAQVGADSIPIVSVISACTGIILALQSAQQLEKVGAISYVANLVGVTIIRELGPLLTAIIVTGRSGAAFTAEIATMQISEEIDALEVMGIEPVRFLVVPKLIAMLIMVPCLTVWADFVGIFSGGAFSAIALGINKTTYFNNSVEFLQLKDVLAGLVKSGGFAVAITIIGCWQGFLAREGAADVGRRTTNSVVISIFVIILLDLFFTALNFVFR; from the coding sequence ATGAACGGATTGCAGGTGCTCGCATGGATGGTCTCGCGACTTATGGGATGCCTGCGTTTAAGGGGCGGCAAAAAAAAGTCTTTCTACCGCAAACGACTCTATCGTGATTTCGCACAGGTCGGAGCGGATTCTATTCCAATTGTAAGTGTAATTTCAGCCTGTACCGGAATCATTCTGGCTTTACAGTCTGCTCAGCAGCTGGAAAAGGTCGGGGCTATCAGTTACGTTGCCAACCTTGTAGGCGTGACCATTATTCGTGAACTGGGTCCGCTTCTTACCGCTATTATTGTCACAGGCCGTTCAGGCGCCGCTTTTACAGCCGAAATTGCCACTATGCAGATTTCAGAAGAGATTGATGCTCTTGAAGTCATGGGCATTGAACCCGTCCGCTTTCTTGTTGTCCCCAAGCTGATTGCCATGCTGATCATGGTCCCGTGCCTGACCGTCTGGGCGGATTTTGTGGGGATTTTTTCCGGAGGAGCTTTTTCTGCAATTGCGCTAGGCATCAATAAAACGACATATTTCAATAATTCTGTGGAGTTTTTGCAGTTAAAGGATGTTTTGGCCGGATTGGTCAAAAGTGGCGGTTTTGCTGTTGCAATAACTATTATAGGTTGCTGGCAGGGGTTTCTGGCTCGCGAAGGGGCTGCTGATGTTGGTCGCAGAACCACAAATTCTGTTGTTATTTCGATTTTTGTGATAATTTTGCTGGACCTTTTCTTTACTGCACTGAACTTTGTATTCCGGTGA
- a CDS encoding STAS domain-containing protein has translation MGAGWKMESSIDKALIKIIGEVDFTGTPELREEMHDFVKNTAGEVQVDLSELDYLDSSGLASLIELRRILSKEGRSVRIIAVTEQVDRLLNLTQVKSLFGVT, from the coding sequence ATGGGTGCTGGCTGGAAAATGGAATCTTCCATAGACAAGGCTCTGATTAAGATTATAGGTGAGGTTGATTTTACCGGAACACCTGAGCTGCGCGAGGAGATGCATGACTTTGTTAAGAATACTGCGGGTGAAGTTCAGGTTGATCTTTCAGAGCTTGATTATCTGGATAGCTCCGGGCTTGCTTCGCTAATTGAATTACGCAGAATACTGAGCAAAGAGGGGCGCAGTGTCAGAATCATTGCGGTCACCGAGCAGGTGGACAGGCTGCTGAATCTTACTCAGGTAAAGTCCTTGTTCGGAGTGACTTAA